Proteins from one Xenopus tropicalis strain Nigerian chromosome 1, UCB_Xtro_10.0, whole genome shotgun sequence genomic window:
- the LOC105946460 gene encoding uncharacterized protein LOC105946460 precursor produces the protein MVMFLLLCLLRASLGFPMLHLMQMFNLLGRVPEQSQRIPHLFVAPSQLVQLHGTQLRYMHPFQMSPIMFAQLRQQALSGSDSEENVLPGVIMIPLSAGLDENIATVHQAGVIIDNSILQEQPVLNPAGQHGVSTAIQNKILPELPWVIPTQAAQNDVSVTGIIKGSYTDPLPTNTPDIDLNAPEPTMSMGRDNDLTVNAHTMGEENWILCNSYVPDLCELHNIVRGDGYIPIKTPVYFKNGQIQGNRNTESY, from the exons ATGGTCATGTTTTTGCTGCTTTGTCTGTTACGAGCAAGCCTTGGTTTCCCA ATGCTGCATTTAATGCAAATGTTCAACTTACTTGGGAGAGTCCCTGAACAATCTCAG aggATTCCCCACTTATTTGTGGCTCCATCTCAGCTTGTTCAGCTTCATGGAACTCAGCTAAGATACATGCACCCCTTCCAG ATGTCCCCAATCATGTTTGCACAGCTAAGACAGCAG GCTTTGTCAGGTTCTGATTCAGAGGAAAAT GTCTTGCCTGGAGTCATCATGATCCCTCTCAGTGCAGGACTGGATGAGAATATAGCCACCGTACATCAAGCTGGAGTCATTATTGATAATAGTATATTACAGGAACAACCAGTGCTCAATCCTGCAGGCCAACATGGAGTAAGCACAGCTATTCAGAATAAGATTCTACCAGAACTACCATGGGTTATACCAACTCAGGCTGCTCAAAATGATGTATCAGTTACTGGAATTATAAAAGGAAGTTATACAGACCCTTTGCCAACCAATACACCTGACATTGACCTGAATGCACCAGAACCCACTATGTCTATGGGAAGGGACAATGACTTGACTGTGAATGCACATACAATGGGGGAGGAAAATTGGATTTTATGCAATTCTTATGTGCCAGACCTTTGTGAATTGCACAATATTGTAAGAGGGGATGGTTATATACCTATAAAGACaccagtttattttaaaaatggacaAATTCAAGGCAATAGAAACACAGAATCTTATTGA
- the rchy1 gene encoding RING finger and CHY zinc finger domain-containing protein 1 isoform X1: MASGCPSEDMEVTGGCEHYSRGCQLRAPCCGKFYTCRLCHDSKESHKMDRFNVTQVQCMKCKFVQKAQQTCEQCHAVFGDYYCNICHLFDKDKKQYHCDGCGICRIGPKEEFEHCTKCNLCLPLSLRGNHKCIENVSRQDCPICLEDIHTSRVGARVLPCGHLLHSVIQHIRQVIVSTCYEDMLKQGYRCPLCMRSALDMTRYWRQLDDEVAQTPMPSEYQNMTVEILCNDCSSRSTVPFHILGMKCESCSSYNTAQEGKTLTQSARE, from the exons ATGGCTTCGGGCTGTCCCTCTGAGGACATGGAGGTGACGGGAGGCTGCGAGCATTACAGTCGGGGCTGCCAACTAAGG GCCCCTTGCTGTGGAAAGTTTTATACCTGCCGCCTATGCCATGACAGCAAAGAATCGCACAAGATGGACCGCTTTAATGTCACACAAGTTCAGTGCATGAAATGTAAATTTGTACAAAAG GCTCAGCAAACATGTGAGCAATGCCATGCGGTATTTGGTGATTATTACTGCAATATATGCCATCTATTTGATAAGGACAAGAAGCAGTATCATTGTGATGGATGCGGTATATGCAG gaTTGGTCCTAAAGAGGAGTTTGAACATTGTACGAAATGTAATTTATGTTTACCACTGAGCCTCAGAGGAAACCATAAG TGTATAGAAAATGTATCACGGCAAGACTGTCCAATATGCTTAGAG GACATACATACCTCTCGTGTAGGTGCACGTGTCCTACCTTGTGGCCATCTTCTTCACAG TGTGATCCAACATATCCGTCAAGTTATTGTAAG CACGTGTTATGAGGACATGCTAAAACA AGGGTACAGATGTCCCTTGTGTATGCGGTCTGCTCTGGATATGACCAGGTACTGGCGTCAGCTGGATGATGAAGTAGCTCAGACCCCAATGCCTTCTGAATATCAGAATATGACCGTTGAG ATCCTATGCAATGACTGCAGCTCCAGATCCACAGTGCCGTTTCACATTTTAGGAATGAAATGTGAAAGTTGTAGTTCATATAACACTGCACAAGAAGGGAAGACACTGACACAGTCAGCCAGGGAATGA
- the rchy1 gene encoding RING finger and CHY zinc finger domain-containing protein 1: MEVTGGCEHYSRGCQLRAPCCGKFYTCRLCHDSKESHKMDRFNVTQVQCMKCKFVQKAQQTCEQCHAVFGDYYCNICHLFDKDKKQYHCDGCGICRIGPKEEFEHCTKCNLCLPLSLRGNHKCIENVSRQDCPICLEDIHTSRVGARVLPCGHLLHSTCYEDMLKQGYRCPLCMRSALDMTRYWRQLDDEVAQTPMPSEYQNMTVEILCNDCSSRSTVPFHILGMKCESCSSYNTAQEGKTLTQSARE; encoded by the exons ATGGAGGTGACGGGAGGCTGCGAGCATTACAGTCGGGGCTGCCAACTAAGG GCCCCTTGCTGTGGAAAGTTTTATACCTGCCGCCTATGCCATGACAGCAAAGAATCGCACAAGATGGACCGCTTTAATGTCACACAAGTTCAGTGCATGAAATGTAAATTTGTACAAAAG GCTCAGCAAACATGTGAGCAATGCCATGCGGTATTTGGTGATTATTACTGCAATATATGCCATCTATTTGATAAGGACAAGAAGCAGTATCATTGTGATGGATGCGGTATATGCAG gaTTGGTCCTAAAGAGGAGTTTGAACATTGTACGAAATGTAATTTATGTTTACCACTGAGCCTCAGAGGAAACCATAAG TGTATAGAAAATGTATCACGGCAAGACTGTCCAATATGCTTAGAG GACATACATACCTCTCGTGTAGGTGCACGTGTCCTACCTTGTGGCCATCTTCTTCACAG CACGTGTTATGAGGACATGCTAAAACA AGGGTACAGATGTCCCTTGTGTATGCGGTCTGCTCTGGATATGACCAGGTACTGGCGTCAGCTGGATGATGAAGTAGCTCAGACCCCAATGCCTTCTGAATATCAGAATATGACCGTTGAG ATCCTATGCAATGACTGCAGCTCCAGATCCACAGTGCCGTTTCACATTTTAGGAATGAAATGTGAAAGTTGTAGTTCATATAACACTGCACAAGAAGGGAAGACACTGACACAGTCAGCCAGGGAATGA